One window from the genome of Acanthochromis polyacanthus isolate Apoly-LR-REF ecotype Palm Island chromosome 21, KAUST_Apoly_ChrSc, whole genome shotgun sequence encodes:
- the caskin1 gene encoding caskin-1 isoform X2, producing MGKDQELLQAVKTEDLLTVQKLLQRPRPGKAKLLGSAKKVNVNFQDTDGFSPLHHAALNGNLELISLLLESQAAVDIRDQKGMRPLHYAAWQGKAEPMKMLLKSGSSVNGQSDEGQIPLHLSAQHGHYDVSEMLLQHQSNPCIVDNAGKTPLDLACEFGRVGVVQLLLSSNMCAALLEPKKGDTTDPNGTSPLHLAAKNGHIDIIRLLIQAGIDINRQTKAGTALHEAALCGKTEAVRLLLESGINATVRNTYSQTALDIVYQFTATQASREIKQLLRDASAALQVRALKDYCNNYDLTSLNIKAGDVITVLEQHPDGRWKGCIHDNRTGNDRVGYFPSTMVEVISKRTGLASTVICTQQFQKIPLVPPATVAPANAVVNGNDTTFHQIHILPPPPPPPPHSHQPLLPLFTSFGYNRSPVTTPQGDTPTAPGCRGSEASPHSSPTPSSGPHGGSNEEIWVLRKPVAGGDRSSVGSSGSVTSVRSSGSGQSAGSAAHILHAQAEGVKLVSLSSSGQKMNEGCFNAKKCSVSSSRTSSQSGCPLHEAPPYDATATRKGEGPGEGKSSEAVVQWLSDFQLQVYAPNFLGAGYDLPTISRMTPEDLTAIGITKPGHRKKMTSEINKLSVTEWLPEQKPANLGEWLSAIGLSQYHQVLVQNGYENIDFITDITWEDLQEIGITKLGHQKKLMLAVKRLAEMQRGSDGRGSLRKKPPPITHQQDVMSMDSPPPDEIMSPKMSTFQDSELSTELQSAMTQPGQEVKAQRTRSLSKDHDEAVTGGGGPPKKEARTMRQQSSQGSSSSHRGSVSSQGKHRHSHSHSQPAPPYTPPHTPTKTRTSSSSSTSSVQSSSSPQAKQKPSPQFIQGERPQSPRSHPPQSPTHRGAPCQLQPQQQQPQVHPQHQGHPQHHPQPQEMEVRESQQPQVPLLCLPPEAELAEGEGADPSALQKKRAHSLNRHAISDGECDDRAGGGGGGGGGGRGGNGEGQAEIVGGQSTAVVRGDGVKYATVTHRVSRSQSVRNQEKNASRSQTQSFALRQKKKGPPPPPPKRSSSAISSSNSNLTDANTQQLTLTTTGGMLDVPYHQQRRASDLGVSGETPAVETNSMGSVRSIAAMLEMSSIGGGAKGMALQKNFLQVGKTREAIGLDGEVVNRRRTISGPVSELVAAARRDQPTLTAFPSPATQPETSPPPVNSPSPHPPSSPHPSSGGSGSSSENLPFAEDGNLTIRRQGRGEGEGQCVFCVCLQGDGEGPQGDGEGPQGDGGYTQEDISRVEATATLKRRPRSTKQHPNGSDFTLQESSTVKRRPKSRDKEPEGYSDLPAANGEPVGAGQPNTTQPVPYQNGTSTVKRRPVSDAGVTEQPQPQPQHQPQTQVTAAPRRDSMDQGAPVANEGGPVRKPKPPVSPKPVVAQIKRQGGPQTPPQPVSNKRVPLPGPGTPGSPVEGKKIPPPVSPKPAPPPTAPKPAKLIHSMTSPPSPTPAPTPAPAKQHPAVPRQTSSPPSFPPSNTPSPPNAKPTSPSSQSPHTPQTPTTPQTPQTPATPSPTPPPVKPPRSSIGGVSVDSGMAGGGNAAPPTTTPDFGVDSLVHQKLEETSASLAAALQAVEDKILRQEDSVAEQKTTVSILDDIGSMFDDLADQLDAMLE from the exons TCCGAGATGCTTCTGCAGCATCAGTCCAACCCGTGCATCGTGGACAACGCAGGGAAAACACCTCTGGATCTGGCCTGCGAGTTTGGAAGAGTTGGG GTGGTCCAGTTGTTGCTGTCTAGTAATATGTGTGCTGCTTTGCTGGAGCCCAAAAAAGGAGACACCACCGACCCCAATGGGACGTCTCCACTGCACCTGGCTGCAAAGAACGGACATATAGACATCATCAG GCTGCTGATCCAGGCCGGCATCGACATCAACAGGCAGACCAAAGCGGGCACTGCCCTGCATGAAGCTGCCCTCTGTGGGAAGACCGAGGCAGTGAGACTCCTGCTGGAG AGTGGAATCAATGCTACAGTGAGAAACACTTACAGTCAGACTGCGCTGGACATCGTCTACCAGTTCACTGCAACGCAAGCCAGCAGAGAGATCAAACAGCTGCTGAGGg ATGCATCAGCAGCCCTGCAGGTTCGAGCTCTGAAAGATTACTGCAACAACTACGACCTGACCAGCCTCAACATCAAAGCAGGAGATGTTATTacg GTTTTGGAGCAGCACCCTGACGGACGCTGGAAAGGCTGCATCCATGACAACCGGACAGGAAACGACCGGGTGGGCTACTTTCCATCCACCATGGTAGAGGTCATCAGCAAGCGCACAG GTTTGGCCAGCACAGTCATTTGCACTCAACAGTTTCAAAAGATACCGCTGGTTCCCCCGGCGACGGTTGCCCCTGCCAACGCGGTAGTCAACGGCAACGACACCACGTTCCATCAGATCCATATCCTGCCTCCaccgcctcctcctccaccacatTCCCATCAGCCACTGCTTCCACTTTTCACTTCCTTTGGCTATAACAGGTCGCCCGTGACAACCCCACAGGGAGACACACCCACTGCCCCAG gTTGTCGCGGCTCTGAGGCAAGTCCTCACAGTTCTCCCACCCCATCCAGCGGGCCCCATGGAGGCTCCAACGAAGAGATCTGGGTACTGCGCAAACCCGTGGCAG gTGGAGACCGCAGCAGTGTGGGTAGTTCGGGCAGTGTGACCAGTGTAAGGTCGTCGGGCAGCGGTCAGAGTGCCGGCAGTGCTGCACACATCCTTCACGCACAGGCTGAGGGGGTTAAG CTTGTCTCACTGTCCTCCAGTGGTCAAAAAATGAATGAAGGCTGCTTTAATGCAAAGAAAT GCTCTGTCAGCTCCTCTCGGACATCGAGCCAATCGGGATGTCCACTCCACGAGGCGCCGCCTTACGACGCCACGGCAACCAGGAAGGGGGAGGGTCCGGGCGAGGGGAAG AGCTCAGAGGCCGTTGTCCAATGGCTGAGCGACTTTCAGCTGCAGGTCTACGCTCCAAACTTCCTGGGCGCTGGGTATGACTTGCCCACCATTAGCCGAATGACCCCGGAG GATCTGACTGCTATAGGAATAACTAAACCTGGCCACAGAAAGAAGATGACATCAGAGATTAACAAGCTAAGTGTCACCGAGTGGCTGCCTGAGCAGAAACCT GCCAATCTAGGAGAGTGGCTGTCTGCTATCGGTCTAAGTCAGTACCACCAGGTGTTAGTACAGAACGGTTACGAAAACATCGACTTCATCACCGACATCACCTGGGAGGACTTGCAGGAAATCGGCATCACCAAACTGG GCCACCAAAAGAAGCTAATGCTAGCGGTGAAACGGCTGGCTGAAATGCAGCGTGGCTCTGATGGGCGGGGCTCCCTCCGAAAGAAGCCTCCACCAATCACACATCAGCAGGACGTCATGTCAATGGACAGCCCGCCGCCAGACG AGATAATGTCTCCAAAGATGAGCACCTTCCAGGACAGCGAGTTGAGCACCGAGCTGCAAAGCGCCATGACCCAGCCAGGTCAAGAGGTCAAAGCCCAGCGAACACGCAGCCTCAGCAAAGACCACGATGAGGCGGTGACAGGAGGAGGTGGGCCGCCTAAGAAGGAGGCCCGGACTATGAGGCAGCAGAGCAGCCAGGGGAGCAGCTCTTCCCACAGGGGCAGCGTGTCTTCTCAAGGCAAACATCGTCACTCCCATTCCCACTCCCAGCCGGCGCCTCCCTACACACCCCCTCACACTCCCACCAAGACCAGgacctcgtcttcctcctccacttcctccGTCCAGAGCTCGTCTTCCCCCCAGGCCAAGCAGAAGCCCTCCCCGCAGTTCATCCAAGGGGAGCGACCTCAGTCACCTCGTTCTCACCCTCCTCAGTCTCCCACCCACCGTGGAGCTCCGTGTCAGCTTCAGCCCCAGCAGCAGCAACCTCAAGTCCACCCCCAGCACCAGGGACACCCTCAGCACCATCCACAACCACAGGAAATGGAGGTTAGAGAGAGTCAACAACCACAGGTCCCACTCCTCTGTCTCCCACCAGAGGCTGAGCTGGCAGAAGGAGAAGGAGCAGATCCCTCAGCTCTTCAGAAGAAGCGCGCCCACAGCCTCAACCGGCACGCCATTTCAGATGGCGAGTGTGACGATAGGgcgggaggtggaggaggaggaggaggaggaggaagagggggtaACGGAGAAGGACAAGCAGAAATAGTGGGAGGTCAGAGCACTGCAGTGGTGAGAGGAGATGGGGTTAAATACGCCACGGTGACCCACCGTGTCAGCCGCAGCCAATCCGTCCGTAACCAGGAGAAGAATGCCAGCCGCAGCCAGACCCAGTCCTTCGCTCTGCGTCAGAAGAAGAAAGGTCCACCCCCGCCACCGCCCAAACGCTCCAGCTCTGCCATCTCCAGCTCCAACTCCAACCTGACGGATGCTAACACACAGCAGCTCACGCTCACCACTACAGGGGGGATGCTGGATGTGCCTTACCACCAACAACGGCGGGCCAGTGACCTGGGAGTGTCCGGGGAGACACCTGCTGTGGAGACGAACAGCATGGGCAGCGTACGGAGCATCGCCGCCATGTTGGAGATGTCTTCTATAGGCGGTGGAGCCAAAGGGATGGCGCTGCAGAAGAATTTCCTGCAG GTGGGTAAAACACGTGAAGCCATTGGTCTGGACGGCGAGGTGGTGAACCGACGGCGAACCATCAGTGGCCCCGTCAGTGAGCTGGTGGCAGCTGCTAGGCGTGACCAGCCAACTCTCACGGCTTTCCCCTCTCCTGCCACCCAGCCTGAAACTTCGCCTCCTCCTGTAAATTCCCCCTCACCCCACCCTCCGTCCTCCCCCCATCCCAGCTCGGGAGGCAGCGGCAGCTCATCAGAGAACCTGCCATTCGCAGAGGATGGAAACCTGACCATCCGCCGCcaaggcagaggagaaggagaaggacag tgtgtattttgtgtttgcCTGCAGGGTGACGGCGAGGGCCCCCAGGGTGACGGCGAGGGCCCCCAGGGAGACGGCGGTTACACCCAGGAGGACATCTCCAGGGTCGAGGCTACAGCCACCTTGAAGCGACGGCCCCGCAGTACCAAGCAGCACCCCAACGGCTCCGACTTCACCCTCCAGGAGTCGTCCACCGTCAAACGACGGCCCAAGAGCCGGGACAAGGAGCCCGAGGGCTACTCAGACCTGCCTGCGGCTAACGGGGAACCCGTGGGCGCCGGACAGCCCAACACCACGCAGCCGGTACCCTACCAGAACGGCACATCCACCGTGAAACGCCGCCCGGTGTCTGACGCTGGAGTGACAGAGCAACCGCAACCTCAACCGCAACATCAACCTCAAACGCAAGTGACTGCCGCTCCTCGCAGGGACAGCATGGACCAGGGAGCTCCAGTGGCAAACGAAGGAGGTCCAGTGAGGAAACCAAAGCCTCCAGTGTCCCCGAAACCTGTCGTGGCCCAGATAAAGAGACAAGGAGGCCCTCAGACTCCTCCACAGCCCGTCTCCAACAAGAGAGTTCCCCTGCCGGGCCCTGGGACGCCAGGAAGTCCAG tgGAAGGAAAGAAGATCCCTCCTCCAGTGTCGCCCAAACCGGCGCCCCCGCCCACGGCGCCCAAACCGGCCAAACTCATCCACTCTATGACCAGCCCGCCCTCTCCGACCCCGGCTCCGACCCCCGCCCCGGCCAAGCAGCACCCCGCGGTACCCCGACAGACCAGCTCGCccccttccttccctccctccaaCACCCCCAGCCCGCCCAACGCCAAGCCGACGAGCCCGTCCTCCCAGAGCCCCCACACCCCGCAGACCCCCACCACGCCGCAGACGCCCCAGACCCCCGCCACTCCCAGCCCCACCCCACCGCCCGTCAAGCCCCCGCGCTCGTCCATCGGTGGCGTTTCGGTGGACAGCGGGATGGCGGGTGGAGGGAACGCGGCGCCGCCCACCACAACGCCAGACTTTGGCGTGGATTCTTTGGTGCATCAGAAGCTGGAGGAGACGAGCGCGTCACTGGCTGCTGCTCTGCAGGCCGTGGAGGATAAAATACTGCGGCAGGAAGA CTCCGTGGCTGAGCAGAAGACCACGGTCAGCATCCTCGACGACATCGGCAGCATGTTCGACGACCTGGCCGACCAGCTGGACGCCATGTTGGAGTAA
- the caskin1 gene encoding caskin-1 isoform X4: MGKDQELLQAVKTEDLLTVQKLLQRPRPGKAKLLGSAKKVNVNFQDTDGFSPLHHAALNGNLELISLLLESQAAVDIRDQKGMRPLHYAAWQGKAEPMKMLLKSGSSVNGQSDEGQIPLHLSAQHGHYDVSEMLLQHQSNPCIVDNAGKTPLDLACEFGRVGVVQLLLSSNMCAALLEPKKGDTTDPNGTSPLHLAAKNGHIDIIRLLIQAGIDINRQTKAGTALHEAALCGKTEAVRLLLESGINATVRNTYSQTALDIVYQFTATQASREIKQLLRDASAALQVRALKDYCNNYDLTSLNIKAGDVITVLEQHPDGRWKGCIHDNRTGNDRVGYFPSTMVEVISKRTGLASTVICTQQFQKIPLVPPATVAPANAVVNGNDTTFHQIHILPPPPPPPPHSHQPLLPLFTSFGYNRSPVTTPQGDTPTAPGCRGSEASPHSSPTPSSGPHGGSNEEIWVLRKPVAGGDRSSVGSSGSVTSVRSSGSGQSAGSAAHILHAQAEGVKLLATVLSQSAKAKEHLLEQSKSVDQPPGSVSSSRTSSQSGCPLHEAPPYDATATRKGEGPGEGKSSEAVVQWLSDFQLQVYAPNFLGAGYDLPTISRMTPEDLTAIGITKPGHRKKMTSEINKLSVTEWLPEQKPANLGEWLSAIGLSQYHQVLVQNGYENIDFITDITWEDLQEIGITKLGHQKKLMLAVKRLAEMQRGSDGRGSLRKKPPPITHQQDVMSMDSPPPDEIMSPKMSTFQDSELSTELQSAMTQPGQEVKAQRTRSLSKDHDEAVTGGGGPPKKEARTMRQQSSQGSSSSHRGSVSSQGKHRHSHSHSQPAPPYTPPHTPTKTRTSSSSSTSSVQSSSSPQAKQKPSPQFIQGERPQSPRSHPPQSPTHRGAPCQLQPQQQQPQVHPQHQGHPQHHPQPQEMEVRESQQPQVPLLCLPPEAELAEGEGADPSALQKKRAHSLNRHAISDGECDDRAGGGGGGGGGGRGGNGEGQAEIVGGQSTAVVRGDGVKYATVTHRVSRSQSVRNQEKNASRSQTQSFALRQKKKGPPPPPPKRSSSAISSSNSNLTDANTQQLTLTTTGGMLDVPYHQQRRASDLGVSGETPAVETNSMGSVRSIAAMLEMSSIGGGAKGMALQKNFLQVGKTREAIGLDGEVVNRRRTISGPVSELVAAARRDQPTLTAFPSPATQPETSPPPVNSPSPHPPSSPHPSSGGSGSSSENLPFAEDGNLTIRRQGRGEGEGQGDGEGPQGDGGYTQEDISRVEATATLKRRPRSTKQHPNGSDFTLQESSTVKRRPKSRDKEPEGYSDLPAANGEPVGAGQPNTTQPVPYQNGTSTVKRRPVSDAGVTEQPQPQPQHQPQTQVTAAPRRDSMDQGAPVANEGGPVRKPKPPVSPKPVVAQIKRQGGPQTPPQPVSNKRVPLPGPGTPGSPVEGKKIPPPVSPKPAPPPTAPKPAKLIHSMTSPPSPTPAPTPAPAKQHPAVPRQTSSPPSFPPSNTPSPPNAKPTSPSSQSPHTPQTPTTPQTPQTPATPSPTPPPVKPPRSSIGGVSVDSGMAGGGNAAPPTTTPDFGVDSLVHQKLEETSASLAAALQAVEDKILRQEDSVAEQKTTVSILDDIGSMFDDLADQLDAMLE; this comes from the exons TCCGAGATGCTTCTGCAGCATCAGTCCAACCCGTGCATCGTGGACAACGCAGGGAAAACACCTCTGGATCTGGCCTGCGAGTTTGGAAGAGTTGGG GTGGTCCAGTTGTTGCTGTCTAGTAATATGTGTGCTGCTTTGCTGGAGCCCAAAAAAGGAGACACCACCGACCCCAATGGGACGTCTCCACTGCACCTGGCTGCAAAGAACGGACATATAGACATCATCAG GCTGCTGATCCAGGCCGGCATCGACATCAACAGGCAGACCAAAGCGGGCACTGCCCTGCATGAAGCTGCCCTCTGTGGGAAGACCGAGGCAGTGAGACTCCTGCTGGAG AGTGGAATCAATGCTACAGTGAGAAACACTTACAGTCAGACTGCGCTGGACATCGTCTACCAGTTCACTGCAACGCAAGCCAGCAGAGAGATCAAACAGCTGCTGAGGg ATGCATCAGCAGCCCTGCAGGTTCGAGCTCTGAAAGATTACTGCAACAACTACGACCTGACCAGCCTCAACATCAAAGCAGGAGATGTTATTacg GTTTTGGAGCAGCACCCTGACGGACGCTGGAAAGGCTGCATCCATGACAACCGGACAGGAAACGACCGGGTGGGCTACTTTCCATCCACCATGGTAGAGGTCATCAGCAAGCGCACAG GTTTGGCCAGCACAGTCATTTGCACTCAACAGTTTCAAAAGATACCGCTGGTTCCCCCGGCGACGGTTGCCCCTGCCAACGCGGTAGTCAACGGCAACGACACCACGTTCCATCAGATCCATATCCTGCCTCCaccgcctcctcctccaccacatTCCCATCAGCCACTGCTTCCACTTTTCACTTCCTTTGGCTATAACAGGTCGCCCGTGACAACCCCACAGGGAGACACACCCACTGCCCCAG gTTGTCGCGGCTCTGAGGCAAGTCCTCACAGTTCTCCCACCCCATCCAGCGGGCCCCATGGAGGCTCCAACGAAGAGATCTGGGTACTGCGCAAACCCGTGGCAG gTGGAGACCGCAGCAGTGTGGGTAGTTCGGGCAGTGTGACCAGTGTAAGGTCGTCGGGCAGCGGTCAGAGTGCCGGCAGTGCTGCACACATCCTTCACGCACAGGCTGAGGGGGTTAAG CTTCTAGCCACAGTCTTGTCCCAGTCTGCCAAAGCCAAGGAGCATCTACTGGAGCAGTCCAAGTCTGTGGACCAGCCTCCAG GCTCTGTCAGCTCCTCTCGGACATCGAGCCAATCGGGATGTCCACTCCACGAGGCGCCGCCTTACGACGCCACGGCAACCAGGAAGGGGGAGGGTCCGGGCGAGGGGAAG AGCTCAGAGGCCGTTGTCCAATGGCTGAGCGACTTTCAGCTGCAGGTCTACGCTCCAAACTTCCTGGGCGCTGGGTATGACTTGCCCACCATTAGCCGAATGACCCCGGAG GATCTGACTGCTATAGGAATAACTAAACCTGGCCACAGAAAGAAGATGACATCAGAGATTAACAAGCTAAGTGTCACCGAGTGGCTGCCTGAGCAGAAACCT GCCAATCTAGGAGAGTGGCTGTCTGCTATCGGTCTAAGTCAGTACCACCAGGTGTTAGTACAGAACGGTTACGAAAACATCGACTTCATCACCGACATCACCTGGGAGGACTTGCAGGAAATCGGCATCACCAAACTGG GCCACCAAAAGAAGCTAATGCTAGCGGTGAAACGGCTGGCTGAAATGCAGCGTGGCTCTGATGGGCGGGGCTCCCTCCGAAAGAAGCCTCCACCAATCACACATCAGCAGGACGTCATGTCAATGGACAGCCCGCCGCCAGACG AGATAATGTCTCCAAAGATGAGCACCTTCCAGGACAGCGAGTTGAGCACCGAGCTGCAAAGCGCCATGACCCAGCCAGGTCAAGAGGTCAAAGCCCAGCGAACACGCAGCCTCAGCAAAGACCACGATGAGGCGGTGACAGGAGGAGGTGGGCCGCCTAAGAAGGAGGCCCGGACTATGAGGCAGCAGAGCAGCCAGGGGAGCAGCTCTTCCCACAGGGGCAGCGTGTCTTCTCAAGGCAAACATCGTCACTCCCATTCCCACTCCCAGCCGGCGCCTCCCTACACACCCCCTCACACTCCCACCAAGACCAGgacctcgtcttcctcctccacttcctccGTCCAGAGCTCGTCTTCCCCCCAGGCCAAGCAGAAGCCCTCCCCGCAGTTCATCCAAGGGGAGCGACCTCAGTCACCTCGTTCTCACCCTCCTCAGTCTCCCACCCACCGTGGAGCTCCGTGTCAGCTTCAGCCCCAGCAGCAGCAACCTCAAGTCCACCCCCAGCACCAGGGACACCCTCAGCACCATCCACAACCACAGGAAATGGAGGTTAGAGAGAGTCAACAACCACAGGTCCCACTCCTCTGTCTCCCACCAGAGGCTGAGCTGGCAGAAGGAGAAGGAGCAGATCCCTCAGCTCTTCAGAAGAAGCGCGCCCACAGCCTCAACCGGCACGCCATTTCAGATGGCGAGTGTGACGATAGGgcgggaggtggaggaggaggaggaggaggaggaagagggggtaACGGAGAAGGACAAGCAGAAATAGTGGGAGGTCAGAGCACTGCAGTGGTGAGAGGAGATGGGGTTAAATACGCCACGGTGACCCACCGTGTCAGCCGCAGCCAATCCGTCCGTAACCAGGAGAAGAATGCCAGCCGCAGCCAGACCCAGTCCTTCGCTCTGCGTCAGAAGAAGAAAGGTCCACCCCCGCCACCGCCCAAACGCTCCAGCTCTGCCATCTCCAGCTCCAACTCCAACCTGACGGATGCTAACACACAGCAGCTCACGCTCACCACTACAGGGGGGATGCTGGATGTGCCTTACCACCAACAACGGCGGGCCAGTGACCTGGGAGTGTCCGGGGAGACACCTGCTGTGGAGACGAACAGCATGGGCAGCGTACGGAGCATCGCCGCCATGTTGGAGATGTCTTCTATAGGCGGTGGAGCCAAAGGGATGGCGCTGCAGAAGAATTTCCTGCAG GTGGGTAAAACACGTGAAGCCATTGGTCTGGACGGCGAGGTGGTGAACCGACGGCGAACCATCAGTGGCCCCGTCAGTGAGCTGGTGGCAGCTGCTAGGCGTGACCAGCCAACTCTCACGGCTTTCCCCTCTCCTGCCACCCAGCCTGAAACTTCGCCTCCTCCTGTAAATTCCCCCTCACCCCACCCTCCGTCCTCCCCCCATCCCAGCTCGGGAGGCAGCGGCAGCTCATCAGAGAACCTGCCATTCGCAGAGGATGGAAACCTGACCATCCGCCGCcaaggcagaggagaaggagaaggacag GGTGACGGCGAGGGCCCCCAGGGAGACGGCGGTTACACCCAGGAGGACATCTCCAGGGTCGAGGCTACAGCCACCTTGAAGCGACGGCCCCGCAGTACCAAGCAGCACCCCAACGGCTCCGACTTCACCCTCCAGGAGTCGTCCACCGTCAAACGACGGCCCAAGAGCCGGGACAAGGAGCCCGAGGGCTACTCAGACCTGCCTGCGGCTAACGGGGAACCCGTGGGCGCCGGACAGCCCAACACCACGCAGCCGGTACCCTACCAGAACGGCACATCCACCGTGAAACGCCGCCCGGTGTCTGACGCTGGAGTGACAGAGCAACCGCAACCTCAACCGCAACATCAACCTCAAACGCAAGTGACTGCCGCTCCTCGCAGGGACAGCATGGACCAGGGAGCTCCAGTGGCAAACGAAGGAGGTCCAGTGAGGAAACCAAAGCCTCCAGTGTCCCCGAAACCTGTCGTGGCCCAGATAAAGAGACAAGGAGGCCCTCAGACTCCTCCACAGCCCGTCTCCAACAAGAGAGTTCCCCTGCCGGGCCCTGGGACGCCAGGAAGTCCAG tgGAAGGAAAGAAGATCCCTCCTCCAGTGTCGCCCAAACCGGCGCCCCCGCCCACGGCGCCCAAACCGGCCAAACTCATCCACTCTATGACCAGCCCGCCCTCTCCGACCCCGGCTCCGACCCCCGCCCCGGCCAAGCAGCACCCCGCGGTACCCCGACAGACCAGCTCGCccccttccttccctccctccaaCACCCCCAGCCCGCCCAACGCCAAGCCGACGAGCCCGTCCTCCCAGAGCCCCCACACCCCGCAGACCCCCACCACGCCGCAGACGCCCCAGACCCCCGCCACTCCCAGCCCCACCCCACCGCCCGTCAAGCCCCCGCGCTCGTCCATCGGTGGCGTTTCGGTGGACAGCGGGATGGCGGGTGGAGGGAACGCGGCGCCGCCCACCACAACGCCAGACTTTGGCGTGGATTCTTTGGTGCATCAGAAGCTGGAGGAGACGAGCGCGTCACTGGCTGCTGCTCTGCAGGCCGTGGAGGATAAAATACTGCGGCAGGAAGA CTCCGTGGCTGAGCAGAAGACCACGGTCAGCATCCTCGACGACATCGGCAGCATGTTCGACGACCTGGCCGACCAGCTGGACGCCATGTTGGAGTAA